The following coding sequences are from one Sporichthya brevicatena window:
- a CDS encoding NIPSNAP family protein, with translation MCVRSTPSTAREATALISEIREYVAMPGRLPDVIAFFHEDVIPLFHKHGMEFTQMGVTTIGDNSFGEFVYTMRFADLAEMEQKWGAFVADPGFGSALAAREAKGPLYRAIRRRVIDSGQFDHLLGDLTSD, from the coding sequence GTGTGCGTTCGGAGCACACCTTCGACGGCACGGGAGGCGACAGCATTGATTTCCGAGATTCGCGAGTACGTGGCCATGCCAGGGCGGCTGCCGGACGTCATCGCCTTCTTCCACGAGGACGTCATTCCGCTCTTCCACAAGCACGGCATGGAGTTCACGCAGATGGGCGTCACCACGATCGGTGACAACTCCTTCGGCGAGTTCGTCTACACGATGCGGTTCGCCGACCTGGCCGAGATGGAGCAGAAGTGGGGTGCTTTCGTCGCCGACCCCGGCTTCGGCTCGGCGCTGGCGGCGCGTGAGGCGAAAGGCCCGCTGTACCGGGCCATTCGCCGCCGGGTCATCGACAGCGGCCAGTTCGACCACCTCCTCGGTGACCTCACA